Proteins found in one Candidatus Palauibacter scopulicola genomic segment:
- a CDS encoding SOS response-associated peptidase yields the protein MCGRFSLQTPVPDLAELFEADPSRLDEWVARYNVAPTDEVIALRRGTGGRELVPLRWGLIPNWAEDRASLPPMINARAESLETRRAFRGLVIDRRCAVLADGFYEWRTEGGLKQPYFIRRRDRRPMALAGLWDVWRGPGGTIPSCTIVTTDANALLEPLHGRMPVILEGEDAQMWLDLDISERTMEPLRPFDAEALEVFAVSRRVNRVAADDAACTEPRGAPIREPSGWRDRPPVGDAPPDQLALF from the coding sequence ATGTGCGGACGATTCAGCCTTCAGACGCCGGTGCCGGACCTGGCCGAACTGTTCGAGGCCGATCCATCGCGGCTCGATGAATGGGTCGCCCGCTACAACGTGGCGCCCACGGACGAGGTCATCGCGCTGCGGCGAGGGACCGGCGGCCGGGAACTGGTTCCGCTTCGCTGGGGGCTGATTCCGAACTGGGCGGAGGATCGCGCGTCGCTCCCGCCGATGATCAACGCCCGCGCCGAGTCGCTCGAAACCCGGCGCGCGTTTCGCGGCCTCGTCATCGACCGGCGCTGCGCCGTCCTCGCCGACGGTTTCTACGAATGGCGGACGGAGGGCGGCCTGAAGCAGCCGTACTTCATCCGGCGCCGGGACCGGAGACCGATGGCGCTCGCCGGCCTGTGGGACGTGTGGCGGGGGCCGGGCGGCACGATCCCCTCCTGCACGATCGTCACGACGGACGCGAACGCGCTGCTCGAACCGCTGCACGGCCGCATGCCGGTCATCCTCGAGGGCGAGGACGCGCAGATGTGGCTCGACCTCGACATCTCCGAGCGCACCATGGAGCCGCTACGGCCGTTCGACGCGGAAGCGCTGGAGGTGTTCGCGGTCAGCCGCCGGGTGAACCGCGTCGCCGCCGACGATGCGGCCTGCACAGAGCCGCGCGGCGCCCCGATCCGGGAACCGTCAGGCTGGCGCGACCGCCCCCCGGTCGGCGACGCGCCCCCCGACCAGCTCGCGCTCTTCTAG
- a CDS encoding nitrilase-related carbon-nitrogen hydrolase, translated as MKIALVQQSAGPDRTRNLERALDAMGRAASEGAGLVAFPELAIDRFFPQRPDDPGAARIAEPIPGPTCDRIAAHAAELGLVTVFNQYELGPDGRCYDSTPVFDADGSLLGVTRMMHITEYACFHEQHYYAKGDTDALVYDTAVGRVGVAICYDRHYPEYMRRLGERGAQLVVIPQAGAVGEWPEGLFEAEVRVAAFQNGYFAALANRVGAEPRLTFAGESFVVDPEGVVLARAPEGEEAILYADVELSRCAVSTARRLFWRDRRPDVYARWTERLATASSVPGR; from the coding sequence ATGAAGATCGCACTTGTACAGCAGTCGGCGGGGCCCGACCGCACCCGCAACCTCGAACGCGCGCTCGATGCGATGGGGCGCGCCGCTTCGGAAGGCGCCGGTCTCGTGGCGTTCCCGGAACTCGCGATCGACCGCTTCTTCCCGCAGCGGCCGGACGACCCCGGCGCCGCGCGGATCGCGGAGCCGATCCCCGGCCCCACCTGCGACCGAATCGCTGCGCACGCCGCCGAACTCGGCCTCGTCACGGTGTTCAACCAGTACGAACTCGGGCCCGACGGGCGTTGCTACGACAGCACGCCCGTGTTCGACGCCGACGGCTCGCTGCTGGGGGTGACGCGGATGATGCACATCACCGAATACGCGTGCTTCCACGAGCAGCACTACTACGCGAAGGGCGACACCGACGCGCTCGTCTACGACACCGCCGTGGGACGCGTGGGCGTCGCGATCTGCTACGACCGCCACTATCCCGAGTACATGCGGCGACTGGGAGAACGAGGGGCGCAACTCGTCGTCATCCCCCAGGCGGGCGCGGTCGGGGAGTGGCCCGAGGGGCTGTTCGAGGCCGAGGTGCGCGTGGCGGCCTTCCAGAACGGCTACTTCGCCGCGCTGGCCAACCGCGTCGGCGCGGAGCCCCGCCTCACCTTCGCCGGCGAGTCGTTCGTGGTCGATCCCGAGGGCGTCGTCCTCGCGCGGGCGCCGGAAGGGGAAGAGGCCATTCTCTACGCCGACGTCGAGCTCTCGCGGTGCGCGGTCTCGACCGCCCGGCGGCTGTTCTGGCGCGACCGCCGCCCCGATGTCTACGCACGCTGGACCGAGCGCCTTGCCACGGCCTCGTCCGTGCCCGGCCGCTGA